One window of Halopseudomonas maritima genomic DNA carries:
- a CDS encoding restriction endonuclease has protein sequence MARRRTSAFEDLIVVLSRLPWWASLAIGLVSWLILHPIATTPVTPPAALKSGDMGGILTAQLWRTFALFGQYLIPIACGLGAIGSVIARNKRKQLLGSVTAATQPGKAIDGLSWQQFEQLIGEAFRRKGYSISETGGQGADGGVDLILRKNNEKYLVQCKHWRSLKVGVPVVREFFGVMAAEGAAGGYVVTSGQFTQEAKSFAQGRNIQLIDGAGLKRLMLRAQPSAPITPVTSTSSSTPTAATLQPAKDPTCPLCHSSMIKRTARKGINAGNSFWGCSTYPKCRGIVNVQPL, from the coding sequence ATGGCACGCAGACGGACCTCTGCATTTGAAGACCTGATCGTTGTACTGTCACGTCTGCCCTGGTGGGCCAGCTTGGCCATTGGTCTGGTCAGCTGGCTTATATTGCACCCCATCGCCACTACACCGGTTACCCCGCCTGCGGCCCTCAAATCGGGCGATATGGGCGGCATTCTCACCGCGCAGCTCTGGCGCACCTTTGCCCTGTTTGGCCAATACCTCATCCCCATTGCCTGCGGCCTGGGCGCCATTGGCTCGGTTATCGCGCGAAACAAACGCAAGCAGTTGCTCGGTAGCGTCACCGCCGCCACCCAACCCGGTAAAGCGATCGACGGCCTCAGCTGGCAGCAGTTTGAACAACTCATTGGCGAAGCCTTCCGTCGCAAGGGATACAGCATTAGCGAAACCGGCGGGCAGGGCGCCGACGGCGGTGTAGACCTGATCCTTCGCAAAAACAACGAGAAGTACCTGGTGCAATGCAAACACTGGCGCTCGCTCAAGGTCGGCGTACCGGTGGTGCGCGAGTTCTTCGGCGTCATGGCCGCCGAGGGCGCCGCGGGTGGTTATGTGGTCACTTCAGGCCAGTTCACCCAAGAGGCAAAAAGCTTCGCCCAGGGCCGCAATATCCAGCTGATCGACGGCGCCGGCCTCAAACGCCTGATGCTCCGCGCCCAACCAAGCGCCCCCATTACCCCGGTCACCAGCACATCATCCAGCACACCCACCGCAGCAACCCTCCAGCCCGCAAAAGACCCAACCTGCCCGCTATGCCACAGCAGCATGATCAAACGCACCGCGCGCAAAGGCATTAACGCCGGCAACAGCTTCTGGGGCTGCAGCACCTATCCAAAATGCAGAGGTATCGTGAATGTGCAGCCGCTTTAA
- a CDS encoding VOC family protein, which yields MHQHEKLNYVELGAKDLAATKAFFTAAFGWTFVDYGPDYTAFSGEGLDGGFFTADTCNRTDNGGALLVFYSADIAATLNKVEECGGDIVKPIFDFPGGCRFHFCEPSGNEFAVWSQARTPANR from the coding sequence ATGCATCAGCATGAAAAACTGAACTACGTCGAGCTGGGCGCAAAGGACCTGGCCGCCACCAAAGCCTTCTTTACCGCTGCTTTTGGCTGGACCTTTGTCGATTACGGCCCGGACTACACGGCGTTTTCCGGTGAGGGACTGGACGGCGGCTTCTTCACGGCGGACACCTGCAACCGGACAGACAACGGCGGCGCGCTGCTGGTGTTCTACAGCGCTGACATCGCTGCAACGCTTAACAAGGTGGAGGAGTGTGGCGGCGATATCGTCAAGCCGATTTTCGACTTTCCCGGCGGCTGCCGGTTTCACTTCTGCGAGCCAAGCGGTAACGAATTTGCGGTCTGGTCGCAGGCACGCACGCCAGCAAATCGGTAA
- a CDS encoding ORF6N domain-containing protein, which translates to MTPIFYAGVDTLSLRQLDLLNAAPKGTAFKAFRRCESQLREGVDYFYLPADKHAELIAQLKESQQVYATTVNLLLLTRVGYGRLQQLSAGVAG; encoded by the coding sequence ATGACCCCCATTTTTTATGCTGGTGTTGATACCCTGAGCCTACGCCAGCTCGACCTACTCAACGCAGCGCCCAAAGGCACCGCCTTCAAGGCGTTTCGACGTTGCGAATCACAGCTGCGCGAGGGCGTGGATTATTTTTACCTGCCAGCAGACAAGCACGCCGAGCTGATCGCGCAGCTGAAGGAGTCTCAGCAGGTTTATGCGACAACCGTTAACCTGCTGCTGCTGACGCGCGTCGGTTACGGCCGCCTGCAGCAGTTGTCAGCCGGTGTGGCCGGCTAA
- a CDS encoding FMN-binding negative transcriptional regulator yields the protein MYLPEHFAENNSSELHALIAANPLGALVTSGPDGLDANHVPFELLPEQGAQGTLQAHLARANPLVGQIVDGMPVLVIFQGAQGYISPNWYPSKHEAHRQVPTWNYQVVHAHGRIRLRDDERFVRGLVARLTREHEVASGQQRPWKMTDSSREYISQMLAAIVGIEIEIDRLAGKSKLSQNKSPEDVAGAAEGLARGGQAALAKAMGAHKA from the coding sequence ATGTACCTGCCTGAGCACTTTGCCGAAAACAACAGCAGTGAGCTGCACGCCCTTATCGCCGCTAACCCGCTGGGCGCCCTGGTCACCAGCGGGCCCGATGGGCTGGATGCCAATCATGTGCCCTTTGAACTGCTGCCCGAGCAGGGGGCGCAGGGCACGCTGCAGGCACATTTGGCCCGCGCCAACCCGCTGGTTGGGCAGATTGTTGATGGCATGCCGGTGCTGGTGATCTTTCAGGGCGCGCAGGGTTATATCTCTCCCAACTGGTATCCGAGCAAGCATGAGGCTCACCGGCAGGTGCCCACCTGGAATTATCAGGTGGTGCATGCCCATGGCCGCATTCGGTTGCGCGACGACGAACGCTTTGTGCGTGGCCTGGTGGCACGCCTGACCCGGGAACACGAGGTTGCCAGCGGCCAGCAGCGCCCCTGGAAAATGACCGACTCAAGCCGCGAATACATCAGCCAGATGCTGGCAGCCATTGTCGGCATAGAGATCGAGATAGATAGGTTGGCGGGCAAGTCCAAACTGAGCCAGAACAAGTCGCCAGAGGATGTTGCCGGTGCCGCCGAGGGGTTGGCACGCGGCGGCCAGGCGGCGTTGGCTAAGGCCATGGGCGCTCACAAGGCCTGA
- a CDS encoding class I SAM-dependent methyltransferase has translation MNSKELEALFDQQAAGYDQQWARQAPIRDCLHFLLESVLGELPENAHLLCVGAGTGQELLYLAARHPKWRFTAVEPSSAMMQECRRNAAAQGVAERCHFHTGYLDSLPKETEFDAATSFLVSQFILDPRARIGFFKEIAARLKPDGILASSDLTARADPQQQARLMTLWAQVLSAEPVTPQVVARMEQAYHRDVAVLPADNLEAMIRQAGFTAPIPFFQAGMIRAWSARRD, from the coding sequence ATGAACAGCAAGGAGCTGGAAGCACTCTTTGATCAGCAAGCCGCAGGCTACGACCAGCAGTGGGCGCGGCAGGCGCCCATCCGCGACTGCCTGCATTTTCTGCTGGAGTCCGTGCTCGGCGAGCTGCCCGAGAACGCGCACCTGCTGTGTGTCGGCGCCGGCACCGGGCAGGAGTTGCTGTATCTGGCCGCGCGCCACCCGAAATGGCGCTTCACCGCGGTTGAACCCTCAAGCGCCATGATGCAGGAGTGCCGCCGCAACGCCGCAGCCCAAGGCGTTGCCGAGCGTTGTCATTTTCATACCGGCTACCTGGACAGCCTGCCAAAAGAGACTGAGTTTGATGCTGCTACCAGCTTTCTCGTCTCACAGTTCATCCTTGACCCAAGGGCACGTATCGGGTTTTTCAAGGAAATTGCCGCCCGCCTCAAGCCGGACGGTATTCTCGCCAGCTCTGACCTGACCGCCCGCGCCGATCCGCAACAGCAAGCCCGGCTAATGACGCTCTGGGCACAGGTCTTGTCCGCTGAACCCGTCACGCCGCAGGTGGTGGCGCGGATGGAGCAGGCCTATCATCGTGACGTTGCCGTGCTACCGGCCGACAACCTTGAGGCGATGATCCGGCAGGCCGGCTTTACCGCGCCGATTCCGTTCTTTCAGGCCGGCATGATCCGCGCCTGGAGCGCGCGCCGAGACTAG
- a CDS encoding methyl-accepting chemotaxis protein produces the protein MLSMLRNTSMRGKLLLLILPALAGTLYFSGSTVLDRYTHLQSTESARALFELALAADPALENLQKERGLTALFIATGGADGRVVERLEAQRTATDASLAGLRSGIEALEGNDRAAVAAGLAQINEALDVLAPLRERIMREDVAADLAYQTYSDAVARLIDLMPEILLRANEPRLTRMMGAFLALSKATEWGAREMAAGAQVLSDGSVSLALASEVSGAQASSRALLDVAADLVGPGMQGQLEALRQQPESVAFNALRERLIGSEYGFLGMANIEWFDSASDAVAGVYQLKQQLAADMERGTDKVLAVARAQLRQAAIIGCVVMGAVLLLALLIIMGVSGQVNQLLGDFRHIMERKDLSVRTRVCSQDEMGLIGSALNGLIDTFSGALSQIDETSVRLASASEQTRATASQNADQVGQQQALVDQVAAAAEEMSSTSEEISRNTQQVAEAAQDASARNEAGRQVVQQSVARIRHLAGSIEQVNDQMERLQTSSESIARVIDVIKAVADQTNLLALNAAIEAARAGEHGRGFAVVADEVRNLARQTHDSTVEIESMISGFRDITDSVRGAVTDSHKLANLSADEAEKLEDTLAAILQDVDRISGMASQIASAAEQQVAVTRDISRSMTSVRETSLQTLNGSREISQVTDSQAQLAGELQALAQGFRVA, from the coding sequence ATGTTGTCGATGCTTCGTAACACCTCCATGCGCGGCAAGCTGCTGCTGCTCATCCTGCCGGCGTTGGCGGGCACGCTGTATTTCTCTGGCTCCACGGTTCTGGATCGCTATACCCACCTGCAAAGCACCGAGTCGGCTCGCGCCTTGTTCGAGCTGGCGCTCGCCGCCGACCCGGCGCTCGAGAACCTGCAGAAAGAGCGCGGCCTGACGGCGCTGTTTATCGCCACTGGCGGCGCTGATGGGCGTGTGGTGGAGCGTCTTGAAGCGCAGCGCACTGCGACTGACGCCAGTTTGGCTGGATTGCGCTCTGGCATTGAGGCACTGGAAGGCAATGATCGCGCCGCAGTAGCCGCCGGCTTGGCGCAGATTAACGAGGCACTTGACGTGCTGGCGCCGCTGCGTGAACGCATCATGCGTGAAGACGTTGCGGCTGATTTGGCCTATCAGACCTACAGCGATGCGGTAGCGCGTTTGATCGACCTGATGCCCGAGATTCTGCTGCGTGCCAATGAGCCGCGCCTGACGCGCATGATGGGTGCCTTCCTGGCGCTGAGCAAAGCAACCGAATGGGGCGCACGTGAGATGGCTGCTGGCGCGCAAGTGCTCAGCGATGGCAGCGTGTCGCTCGCACTGGCCAGCGAGGTGAGCGGCGCGCAGGCAAGCAGTCGGGCGTTGCTGGATGTAGCGGCTGATCTGGTGGGGCCTGGCATGCAGGGTCAGCTTGAAGCGTTGCGGCAGCAACCGGAAAGCGTGGCGTTCAATGCGCTGCGCGAGCGCTTGATCGGGTCTGAGTACGGCTTTCTTGGTATGGCAAATATCGAATGGTTTGATAGCGCCAGTGACGCCGTAGCCGGCGTGTATCAGCTCAAGCAGCAACTGGCGGCAGACATGGAAAGGGGCACAGACAAAGTCCTCGCTGTGGCCCGGGCGCAGTTGCGGCAAGCCGCGATCATCGGCTGTGTGGTGATGGGCGCGGTGCTGTTGCTGGCGCTGCTGATCATCATGGGCGTCTCCGGCCAGGTGAATCAGCTGTTGGGTGATTTTCGGCACATCATGGAGCGCAAGGACCTGTCTGTGCGCACGCGGGTGTGCTCCCAAGACGAGATGGGGCTGATCGGCAGCGCGCTGAATGGATTGATCGACACCTTTTCCGGTGCCCTGAGCCAGATCGACGAGACCAGCGTGCGCCTGGCCTCGGCCTCGGAGCAGACCCGCGCCACCGCCAGCCAGAACGCCGATCAGGTAGGCCAACAACAGGCGCTGGTTGATCAGGTGGCCGCGGCAGCTGAGGAGATGTCCAGCACCTCGGAAGAAATCTCGCGCAACACCCAGCAGGTGGCAGAAGCGGCGCAAGATGCCTCGGCGCGCAATGAAGCCGGGCGGCAGGTGGTGCAGCAGAGTGTTGCCCGCATTCGTCATCTGGCGGGTTCCATCGAGCAGGTCAACGACCAGATGGAACGCCTGCAAACCAGCAGTGAGTCCATCGCTCGAGTAATAGACGTGATCAAGGCGGTGGCCGACCAGACCAATCTGCTGGCGCTCAACGCGGCCATCGAGGCGGCCAGGGCAGGAGAGCACGGACGCGGTTTTGCCGTGGTGGCCGATGAGGTGCGCAACCTGGCGCGCCAGACCCACGACTCTACCGTCGAGATTGAAAGCATGATCAGCGGCTTCCGCGATATCACCGACAGCGTGCGTGGCGCCGTGACCGACAGCCACAAGCTGGCCAACCTCAGCGCCGATGAAGCCGAAAAACTCGAAGACACCCTGGCCGCCATTCTGCAGGACGTTGACCGCATCTCCGGCATGGCCTCGCAGATTGCCTCCGCCGCCGAACAGCAGGTTGCCGTAACGCGGGATATTTCTCGCAGCATGACGTCGGTGCGCGAAACCTCCCTGCAAACCCTCAACGGCTCGCGGGAAATTTCTCAGGTAACCGACAGCCAGGCGCAACTGGCGGGCGAGCTGCAGGCGCTGGCGCAGGGCTTCAGGGTGGCTTGA
- a CDS encoding LOG family protein: MRLCVFCGSAPGNQPDYLAAAQQLGTALANAGIGLVYGGAQVGLMGAVADAALAAGGEVIGVIPRHLVERELAHEGLSTLHEVGSMHERKAKMADLSDGFIALPGGVGTFEELFEVWTWGQLGHHQKPCALFNAVGYYDKLIAFLDHAVNEGFMRQPYRDMLIVDNHVDTLLDKVKAYTPPSVAKWVKTGER, from the coding sequence ATGCGTCTGTGTGTTTTCTGTGGTTCCGCCCCCGGTAACCAACCCGACTATCTTGCCGCCGCCCAACAGCTCGGTACTGCGCTCGCCAACGCCGGCATTGGGCTGGTGTACGGTGGAGCCCAGGTTGGCCTGATGGGCGCGGTGGCGGACGCGGCGCTGGCCGCTGGTGGCGAGGTGATTGGCGTCATTCCGCGTCACCTGGTTGAGCGCGAGCTAGCCCACGAAGGCCTGAGCACCCTGCACGAAGTCGGCTCCATGCACGAACGCAAGGCGAAGATGGCCGACCTGTCTGACGGTTTTATCGCCCTGCCCGGCGGCGTCGGCACCTTTGAAGAGTTGTTTGAAGTCTGGACCTGGGGCCAACTTGGCCACCACCAGAAACCCTGCGCCCTGTTCAACGCCGTGGGCTACTACGACAAGCTGATCGCCTTCCTCGATCATGCCGTCAACGAGGGCTTTATGCGCCAGCCCTACCGCGACATGCTGATTGTCGACAACCACGTCGACACCCTGCTCGACAAGGTCAAAGCCTACACACCGCCCAGCGTTGCCAAGTGGGTCAAGACCGGAGAGCGCTGA